A part of Streptomyces sp. NBC_01497 genomic DNA contains:
- a CDS encoding SACE_7040 family transcriptional regulator, which produces MTTRTAAPTRREQILKHAARLFAERGFHGVGVDEIGAAVGISGPGLYRHFAGKDAMLAELLVGISGRLLEGGRQRAAGAAAHGPAAVLASLIDGHIDFALDDRPLITLHDRELDRLRDSDRRMVRQLQRQYVELWVGVVRELYGQVSEAEARASVHAVFGLLNSTPHFGSARAVLPDRSGTAELLRRLAHGAFASLDAWPVHPEPSGASGVYPVDATTPGGPAAGPA; this is translated from the coding sequence ATGACGACCAGAACGGCGGCACCGACCCGCAGGGAGCAGATCCTCAAGCACGCGGCCCGCCTTTTCGCGGAACGCGGCTTCCACGGCGTGGGGGTCGACGAGATAGGCGCGGCGGTCGGTATCAGCGGGCCCGGCCTGTACCGGCACTTCGCCGGCAAGGACGCGATGCTCGCGGAACTGCTCGTCGGTATCAGCGGCCGTCTCCTCGAAGGGGGCAGGCAGCGGGCGGCGGGCGCGGCGGCACATGGCCCCGCGGCCGTACTGGCCTCGCTCATCGACGGCCACATCGACTTCGCGCTCGACGACCGACCGCTGATCACGCTGCACGACCGCGAGCTCGACCGGCTGCGCGACAGCGACCGCCGGATGGTGCGGCAGCTCCAGCGGCAGTACGTGGAGCTCTGGGTCGGCGTCGTACGCGAGCTGTACGGGCAGGTGTCCGAGGCGGAGGCGCGCGCGTCGGTCCACGCCGTGTTCGGGCTGCTCAACTCGACGCCGCACTTCGGCTCGGCCCGCGCGGTGCTGCCCGATCGCTCGGGAACGGCGGAGCTGCTGCGCCGGCTCGCGCACGGCGCGTTCGCGTCCCTCGACGCCTGGCCCGTTCACCCGGAGCCGTCCGGCGCCTCGGGGGTCTACCCCGTCGACGCGACCACCCCCGGCGGGCCCGCAGCCGGGCCCGCCTGA
- a CDS encoding peroxiredoxin, whose translation MAASPALHSPLVDFTLPGGVLDGDTFVRRDYRLSEERGHPLLLAFYPGDNTAVCTKQMCTYSTGLEQFTELGAEVWGISPQDVDSHEGFARRNGLRFPLLADTDRAVARAFGIAAPGLGLRRSVFLVAPDGTLHWKHITLLGATWKPVDALAAELATLKRA comes from the coding sequence GTGGCCGCATCCCCCGCCCTGCACAGCCCCCTCGTCGACTTCACCCTGCCCGGCGGCGTCCTCGACGGCGACACCTTCGTGCGCCGCGACTACCGCCTCTCCGAGGAGCGCGGCCACCCGCTGCTCCTCGCGTTCTACCCGGGCGACAACACCGCTGTGTGCACGAAGCAGATGTGCACGTACTCCACCGGCCTCGAACAGTTCACGGAGCTGGGCGCGGAGGTGTGGGGGATCAGCCCCCAGGACGTCGACAGCCACGAGGGCTTCGCCCGGCGCAACGGGCTGCGTTTCCCGCTGCTCGCGGACACCGACCGCGCCGTGGCGCGCGCTTTCGGCATCGCGGCACCCGGTCTCGGACTGCGCCGGTCCGTTTTTCTGGTGGCGCCTGACGGCACCCTGCACTGGAAGCACATCACGCTGCTCGGCGCGACCTGGAAGCCGGTGGACGCGCTGGCCGCCGAACTGGCGACGCTGAAGAGGGCCTGA
- a CDS encoding SDR family NAD(P)-dependent oxidoreductase, which produces MGTLDGKVSVITGATSGIGARAAEVFAAEGARVVIGGRRTDEGEALARAIGPAAVFHRTDVCVEGEVAALVNRAVETFGRLDVMINNAGSPSHLTGIMDADVSLFEATLSVHVSGTLLGIKHAARAMRDSGGGSIVTMAGIAGHAGGYAGLDYSVAKAAVVHLTRCAAVELGEHGIRVNSVSPGFVLTGVFAEGRGTARGDARVAGLRHFMADMEHDQQPLPGIGAPDDPTAAMVFLASDAARMISGQDLAVDGGLLAGRPTAVMLAERARIAGIVSGGGTVTGTGTGTGTADA; this is translated from the coding sequence ATGGGAACACTGGACGGAAAGGTGAGCGTGATCACCGGTGCCACGAGCGGGATCGGCGCCCGCGCGGCGGAGGTCTTCGCCGCCGAGGGGGCGCGCGTGGTGATCGGGGGCCGCCGGACGGACGAGGGCGAGGCGCTGGCACGCGCGATCGGGCCGGCGGCGGTCTTCCACCGTACGGACGTGTGCGTGGAGGGGGAGGTCGCCGCGCTGGTGAACCGGGCCGTGGAGACCTTCGGCCGGCTCGACGTGATGATCAACAACGCCGGGTCGCCCTCCCACCTGACCGGCATCATGGACGCGGACGTCTCGTTGTTCGAAGCGACCCTCTCGGTGCACGTCAGCGGCACGCTCCTGGGCATCAAACACGCGGCACGCGCGATGCGGGACTCCGGCGGCGGCAGCATCGTCACCATGGCGGGCATCGCGGGCCATGCGGGCGGTTACGCGGGCCTCGACTACTCGGTCGCGAAGGCGGCGGTCGTCCACCTGACCCGGTGCGCCGCGGTGGAGCTCGGAGAGCACGGCATCCGCGTCAACAGCGTGTCCCCCGGGTTCGTCCTCACCGGTGTCTTCGCCGAGGGCCGGGGGACGGCCCGCGGGGACGCCCGGGTCGCCGGCCTGCGGCACTTCATGGCCGACATGGAGCACGATCAGCAGCCGCTGCCCGGGATCGGCGCGCCGGACGACCCGACGGCGGCGATGGTGTTCCTCGCGAGCGACGCGGCCCGCATGATCAGCGGCCAGGACCTCGCGGTGGACGGCGGCCTGCTGGCGGGCCGGCCGACCGCGGTGATGCTGGCGGAGCGCGCCAGGATCGCCGGGATCGTCTCGGGCGGCGGCACGGTCACCGGCACCGGCACCGGCACCGGCACCGCGGACGCCTGA
- a CDS encoding acyl-CoA dehydrogenase family protein — protein MRRTVYNEDHESFRQTLRAFIEAEVVPHYEEWLAAGQAPRDFYRELGELGVFGIEVPEEYGGAGIESFKFQAVISEETARAGVSFGGSGVHVALCLPYLKAYASDEQKKRWLPGFISGDTMFAIAMTEPGTGSDLAGMKTTAKLSEDGTHYVLNGSKTFITGGVHADRVIVCARTAPPSADDRRFGISLLVVDTKAEGYAVGRKLDKIGLKTSDTAELSFTDVKVPVADLLGEENKGFSYLGQNLPQERLGIAFGAYAQAAAAIRFTQQYVQDRTVFGKSVSSFQNTKFELASCQAEVDAAEAVADRALQAHDLGELTAAEAASAKLFCTEVASRVIDRCLQLHGGYGYMNEYPIARLYADNRVNRIYGGTSEVMKMIIAKSMGL, from the coding sequence ATGCGCCGTACCGTCTACAACGAGGACCACGAGTCGTTCCGGCAGACCCTGCGAGCCTTCATCGAGGCCGAGGTCGTCCCGCACTACGAGGAGTGGCTGGCCGCGGGCCAGGCGCCGCGCGACTTCTACCGCGAGCTGGGCGAGCTGGGGGTCTTCGGCATCGAGGTGCCCGAGGAGTACGGCGGCGCGGGCATCGAGTCGTTCAAGTTCCAGGCTGTCATCTCCGAGGAGACCGCCCGCGCGGGCGTCTCGTTCGGCGGCTCCGGTGTGCATGTCGCGCTGTGCCTGCCCTACCTGAAGGCGTACGCCTCCGACGAGCAGAAGAAGCGCTGGCTGCCCGGTTTCATCAGCGGCGACACGATGTTCGCGATCGCCATGACGGAGCCCGGCACCGGCTCCGACCTCGCGGGCATGAAGACGACGGCGAAGCTGTCCGAGGACGGCACCCACTACGTCCTCAACGGCTCCAAGACGTTCATCACGGGCGGTGTGCACGCGGACCGCGTCATCGTCTGCGCCCGCACCGCCCCGCCGTCCGCCGACGACCGCCGCTTCGGCATCTCGCTGCTCGTCGTGGACACGAAGGCCGAGGGGTACGCGGTCGGGCGCAAGCTCGACAAGATCGGCCTCAAGACCTCCGACACCGCGGAGCTGTCCTTCACGGACGTCAAGGTCCCGGTCGCCGACCTGCTCGGCGAGGAGAACAAGGGCTTCTCCTACCTGGGCCAGAACCTGCCGCAGGAGCGGCTCGGCATCGCCTTCGGCGCGTACGCCCAGGCCGCCGCCGCGATCCGGTTCACCCAGCAGTACGTGCAGGACCGCACGGTGTTCGGCAAGTCGGTGTCGTCCTTCCAGAACACCAAGTTCGAACTGGCCTCCTGCCAGGCCGAGGTCGACGCGGCGGAGGCCGTCGCGGACCGGGCGCTCCAGGCGCACGACCTGGGCGAGCTGACGGCGGCGGAGGCCGCGTCCGCGAAGCTGTTCTGCACCGAGGTCGCGAGCCGCGTCATCGACCGCTGCCTGCAGCTGCACGGTGGCTACGGCTACATGAACGAGTACCCGATCGCCCGTCTGTACGCCGACAACCGCGTCAACCGCATCTACGGCGGGACCAGCGAGGTCATGAAGATGATCATCGCCAAGTCCATGGGCCTGTGA
- a CDS encoding phosphatase: MPIPSRPELAEHLVRTRIAGNVATPRDNNLSHYRKLANGDRHYWLGLELGDRWTDEQDVLAVMAERCGVVDDPEFRSGQDTIDPELTIDGLERMAGRLRKAAEGRERVLFATGHPGGLLDVHRQTADGLRAAGCEIVRIPEGLVADEGMVVQFADVSMLERGATLWHTHSPEPMRAILDGLEREGRPLPDLVVADHGWAGCAGQRGLDSMGYADCNDPALFIGEAEGTLQVTVPLDDHVTSPRHYDPMTAYLLNAAGLLPE; this comes from the coding sequence ATGCCGATACCCAGCCGCCCCGAGCTCGCCGAGCACCTCGTACGGACCCGTATCGCCGGGAACGTCGCCACGCCCCGCGACAACAACCTGTCGCACTACCGCAAACTCGCCAACGGCGACCGGCACTACTGGCTGGGCCTGGAGCTCGGCGACCGGTGGACGGACGAGCAGGACGTGCTCGCGGTGATGGCGGAGCGCTGCGGGGTCGTCGACGACCCGGAGTTCCGTTCGGGCCAGGACACCATCGATCCGGAGCTGACGATCGACGGTCTGGAGCGCATGGCGGGACGGCTGCGCAAGGCGGCGGAGGGCCGGGAGCGCGTGCTGTTCGCGACGGGCCACCCCGGAGGCCTGCTCGACGTGCACCGGCAGACGGCGGACGGCCTGCGGGCGGCGGGCTGCGAGATCGTCCGGATTCCCGAGGGGCTCGTCGCGGACGAGGGCATGGTCGTCCAGTTCGCGGACGTCTCGATGCTGGAGCGCGGGGCCACGCTGTGGCACACGCACTCCCCGGAGCCGATGCGGGCGATCCTCGACGGCCTGGAGCGGGAGGGCAGGCCGCTGCCCGACCTCGTCGTCGCGGACCACGGGTGGGCGGGCTGCGCCGGGCAGCGCGGCCTCGACTCGATGGGCTACGCCGACTGCAACGACCCCGCCCTGTTCATCGGCGAGGCCGAGGGGACGCTCCAGGTCACGGTCCCGCTGGACGACCACGTGACGAGTCCCCGCCACTACGACCCGATGACGGCGTACCTGCTGAACGCGGCGGGCCTGCTCCCCGAGTGA
- the tesB gene encoding acyl-CoA thioesterase II, whose amino-acid sequence MNSELDTLLGLLDLERIEQDIFRGRSHTSVVPRVFGGQVAAQALVAAGRTVPEDRMAHSLHAYFLRPGDPGAPIVYTVDRIRDGRSFTTRRVVAVQHGQPIFHLSASFQLYEEGLDHQAQMPDAPDPETLPSGDELLPRYADAFLSPTVVDRLLETRAAVDLRYVQEPPYATVGRPREPRSQVWFRTNGKLADDPLLHVCLATYVSDMTLLDSVLLAHGRGGWAVGDIVGASLDHAMWFHRPFRADEWLLYDQESPSSSGGRGLGQARIFTRDGKLAISVIQEGVMRVPRD is encoded by the coding sequence ATGAACAGCGAACTCGACACCCTTCTCGGCCTGCTCGACCTGGAGCGGATCGAGCAGGACATCTTCCGCGGCCGGAGCCACACGTCCGTCGTACCGCGCGTCTTCGGCGGCCAGGTCGCCGCGCAGGCGCTGGTCGCCGCGGGCCGCACGGTGCCCGAGGACCGCATGGCGCACTCGCTGCACGCGTACTTCCTGCGGCCGGGGGACCCGGGCGCGCCCATCGTCTACACGGTGGACCGCATCCGGGACGGCCGTTCGTTCACCACCCGCCGGGTGGTGGCCGTCCAGCACGGCCAGCCGATCTTCCACCTGTCGGCGTCCTTCCAGCTGTACGAGGAGGGACTCGACCACCAGGCGCAGATGCCGGACGCGCCCGACCCGGAGACCCTGCCGTCGGGCGACGAACTACTGCCCCGGTACGCGGACGCGTTCCTCAGCCCCACGGTCGTGGACCGGCTGCTGGAGACCCGCGCCGCCGTCGACCTGCGCTATGTCCAGGAACCGCCGTACGCGACGGTGGGGCGGCCGCGCGAGCCGCGCTCCCAGGTCTGGTTCCGCACCAACGGCAAACTCGCGGACGACCCGCTGCTGCACGTCTGCCTCGCCACGTACGTCTCCGACATGACGCTGCTCGACTCGGTCCTGCTGGCGCACGGCCGCGGCGGCTGGGCGGTCGGCGACATCGTGGGCGCGAGCCTGGACCACGCGATGTGGTTCCACCGGCCGTTCCGCGCCGACGAGTGGCTGCTGTACGACCAGGAGTCGCCGTCGTCCTCGGGCGGTCGAGGTCTGGGCCAGGCCCGCATCTTCACGCGCGACGGCAAGCTGGCGATCTCGGTGATCCAGGAGGGCGTGATGCGCGTACCGCGCGACTGA
- a CDS encoding GOLPH3/VPS74 family protein, giving the protein MSPPALTLPEELMLLALDPASGKPRVRARHLRYGVAAAALADLETLRFVAEDRGRVVPVSPPPTGEPVLDAALALFDAGRPVRVSRWVRGRSGAVADACGRSLAARGLVTVETRRALGLFPVSRYPLLSAGPAEAVAADFRGAAKMGFPEPRTRMLAALVSAMRLTRVVLPSGGNAREIRRTMRALSRELWPAHAVDRLIKAEAADGAG; this is encoded by the coding sequence ATGAGTCCACCCGCCCTGACCCTGCCCGAGGAGCTCATGCTGCTCGCGCTCGACCCCGCGTCGGGTAAACCGCGCGTACGCGCACGCCATCTTCGGTACGGCGTGGCCGCCGCGGCCCTCGCCGACCTGGAGACCCTGCGGTTCGTCGCGGAGGACCGGGGCCGCGTGGTGCCGGTGTCGCCGCCGCCGACCGGTGAGCCGGTGCTGGACGCGGCTCTCGCGCTGTTCGACGCGGGCCGGCCCGTACGCGTCAGCCGCTGGGTCCGCGGGCGGTCGGGCGCCGTGGCGGACGCCTGCGGCCGGAGTCTTGCCGCACGGGGCCTCGTCACCGTCGAGACGCGCCGCGCCCTCGGCCTCTTCCCGGTGTCGCGGTACCCGCTGCTCTCGGCCGGCCCGGCCGAGGCGGTCGCCGCGGACTTCCGGGGCGCGGCCAAGATGGGTTTCCCCGAGCCCAGGACGCGGATGCTGGCGGCCCTGGTCTCGGCGATGCGCCTCACGCGTGTCGTCCTGCCTTCCGGCGGCAACGCGCGTGAGATCCGTCGGACGATGCGCGCCCTCTCCCGCGAGCTCTGGCCCGCGCACGCCGTGGACCGGCTCATCAAGGCCGAGGCGGCGGACGGCGCGGGCTGA